In Lolium perenne isolate Kyuss_39 chromosome 5, Kyuss_2.0, whole genome shotgun sequence, the sequence CAGTTCAGAAGCACCCTCGTACAGGTTCAGTACCCGCGTCAGCTGTATTCTTGTGCATCAGCACGCATCATGCCGGGAGCAGCAGTGGTCCACTCAGGTTCCAGTGGCGGTGCAGCAACGGAAATTCAGAGCAGATCTAGGGCCTTCGGTTGGGCATGTGAACCGCCGCTGGCCATGGAGTTCAAAGTGGCGGCCTGGCGTCCTCCTTGACGGATCAGAAAATGGGAGAAGGAGGGATGGCGAAGGGGGATAGGGGGTGGCTAGCCGGGGAAGAGATCTCGCCAGAAGGGGTGGTACGCGGCGTGGCCGACCAAGGCAGGGGCCGTGCGCTAGGTGGTTGGCCGTGGTAGGGAGATGGCCGGCAGGGGCGACGCGCGGGCTTGCCAATCGATCCAGATTggggctggaaccggcatcaagGATGGTGGGTAACCTGCAGCTGGTAGAGGCGTGGGGCTGCGGTGGAGTCAGGCCGCCGACGGGGAAGAAGGTGAGGCGGGAGTTGGGCCGCCGACGGGGAAGAAGGTGGGGCGGGAGTTGGGCAGTGCCGCAGTGGTCGGTGGGTGGGGAAAGAGACTAGGGAGGAGGCGTGCGGGAGTTCGGTTATGCGGCGAGTAGGTTTGGTTCCAGGCTTCCAGCGTAGAACCTTTTCGGACCgaggggttcgagaatagctattaTAGAACCCTCTTagagggggttcgagaatagtcctgctctatatatatatatatatatatatatatatatatatatatatatatatatatatatatatatatatatatataactaaaaTATATTtgaatacatccatatctagataaAAATAAGATGCTTATTATATGATAGTAGTAGTATAAATTTTTTTTTGACATTGTTCTTCGCATTTTTCTTCCTTGTGCAGGTCATGCAATTTAGTATATTAGTTATTAGCAGACTACTAGTGTTAGCGATGTACAAACGGGCGGTGCGAAAGCAGACCCACACACGAATTATGTTCCTAGATGGACGGGCCACGGGACTGACATTGCCAAAACAACAGGTAGTATAGATAAGTAGTATAACTAAAATCATCACGATTATCGTCAGAGTCAGACGATTCCCTGTATCAACTGAATATCCAGCATCCCAAGCTCATCTCATGGCCTGCCCTTGCGCTGCGTGTAGATGTAGTCGAGGTGGGCGTCGTGGAGGAGCCTCCTCTGCATGCACTCCTCGGCGGTGATCCCCTCCTCGCACGCCTCCTCCTCCTTTTCGAGATCCTCTGCCGCCGCCATCGTCACCTCCGGGGCTGGCTCCTCGCCATTGCCGACCTTGCCGCCTTCCGCCGGAAGCGCCCCTAGCCCGTCTGACGCAGCGTCGGCCGCCTTGACGTCGATTACGCTAGAATCTGCGAAAATACATCTCCTTGAGTTCACATGCAGGTAATCGGTTTTAGTATGCAATACaagcatggaaaaaaatagcgcgctataccaacgttaatagcacgctatagcatatctggagagccgacgctatgctagcgtatttttagacccacgctattttgttatagcgcgctatttttttcattgAATACAAGTGAAGAAGGTATAAGTGGCGGTGGTGTGGTGCTACCTTCGTGAGGAGCAGTGCTGGCAGGGAGGAGGCGAGCGGCCGCCGCGCAGCGGGAGAAGGAAAGGAGGAGAAGCAGGGCAAGagcggcgaacggcggcgccgaCGAGGTACCGCAGCGTCTCGTCATCCTTGTCGATTTTCTCGTTAAACTACGATGTACTTGTCGAAGAAGAGAAGAGTTGTACTATGAAGCTAGAGTGCGAAGTGGGATAGTGGCTTCGGGAGCGAGCGAATGGGTGTGGGTGGTGTGTTCATGGTGGCGAGGAGGAGCTATTTATAACCCGGCAAGTGGTGTGATGAGTTTGCAACTTGCAAACCACGGAGAGGGATACACAGATAAAACACGGGTACAGTTGTCGGTTTGGGTTGAACATGGCAATATTTTACATGTTTAATTAGTGATGGAACGAACACGCACACGCACTCACAATACGACATGTGTATAACACGAGTACATCGAGATTGGTTAATCCATAGCGGCTCTAGCTTTCGCTGGCAAAACAAACAAGCACCTAGTTGTGGCTAAGCTAGCTAGGGCAACTCACAATAGCTTCTTATTGTTTCGTTGCCAAACACAAACATATTATACACGTTTGTTAATTGCGAAAGTAAGTCTCAGTTTGGCagcttgattttttttaaatcaaAGTAATCAAACACCATTGTATTTCACTGAAATAAATTCAGTGCTGGCCAAGGGATACTACAGTTTTCATAAGCACATGCCTTTTCATAAAACCATAGTTTTTGGAAAAAGAGGTCCATACCTCAATTCTCTTAGCTCTGTTTTTGGAATACCACAATTCAAAACCGTTGTATCTTGGGCTCAGTTTGGAAAGCTCGGTTTTAGATAAATTGAAGTATTTCAAATTAAACCATGGGATTTCACTACCTGGCCAAGAGATACTTTAGGTTTTTTGTTGTTGTAAAATCATGGTATTTTGAAAAAAAGGTCTGGACCTCTTTCATTTCATATATAATAATACAAATTTTGTAGATATATTATAAGTACAAATCATATAAAAAGTTATAAGTTGTTGACTAATAAAATTTAAGGGCGCCTTATATTTTAgaatggagggagtagttatTTACCTATTTTGCAACTACATCTGATATTTATCTCTACGCCACTATCTGATGCTAAATTCTCCATTTTCTCATGGGTTCGACACACAATACTCATTGCAATGTGACATAGTTGATCCCTACGCTTGTGGTATCAAAACTGGGCTCCACTGTTTTCAGAAGTTAAAAATCGGTACCAATGTTAAAAATGAATATTTTTATACATATGCAGAACGATGATTTATGTGAATTTATCAAGGTGTCAAGTGTGATCCTGTCAATCTCCCAATATAGTTCATTCGAAATTTATTGTTCAAAATTTAGTCTAGAATTCGAACTAGAAA encodes:
- the LOC127304804 gene encoding phytosulfokines 5-like; this translates as MTRRCGTSSAPPFAALALLLLLSFSRCAAAARLLPASTAPHEDSSVIDVKAADAASDGLGALPAEGGKVGNGEEPAPEVTMAAAEDLEKEEEACEEGITAEECMQRRLLHDAHLDYIYTQRKGRP